A genomic stretch from Diachasmimorpha longicaudata isolate KC_UGA_2023 chromosome 2, iyDiaLong2, whole genome shotgun sequence includes:
- the LOC135171185 gene encoding uncharacterized protein LOC135171185, with translation MERPPEEKRKHAHYLPVAHGRRAAQCSRPIGRSFHPHMSAGVRPSEKWKRTFLLRITPKTCLFRVRLYLIYTLYALTGTGSRGSMSLLVAHRCSISATIRLPKGRV, from the coding sequence atggaacgtccgcccgaggagaagaggaagcacgcacactacTTACCCGtggcacacggacggagagccgcgcaatgctcgcgccccattggccgttcttttcacccccatatgtctgcaggggtgcgtccgagcgaaaagtggaaaaggacttttctgctcagaatcacccccaaaacatgcctgttTAGAGTTCGCCTCTACCTGATCTACACCCTGTATGCGTTGACAGGcacgggatcaaggggctctatgagtttgCTCGTAGCGCACAGATGCTCGATATCAGCGACTATACGGCTGCCTaagggcagggtgtaa